Below is a genomic region from Aquipuribacter hungaricus.
GCGAAGGCGACCCGGTCGGCCAGACCGGCGGGCACCGGGTCGGCCGCCTCCCACATCGCCCGCAGCTGCTCCGGGCCCGGCCCGGTGCTGCCCTGGTCCTGCTCCGGGGCGCTGCTCACGTGACCCACCGCCCCTCGTCGCCCAGGTCCTCGCGGAGCTTCTTCAGGCACCGGCCCCGCGTCGGGCCGATGCTGCCCAGGGGCATCCCCAGGTCGACCGACAGGGTCGCGTAGTCCGGCCGGTCGGAGAACGCGACGACGCGCAGCAGCCGCTGGCACCGCTCGGACAGCCGGCCGACCGCCTCCCACAGCCGTCTGGCGCTCTCCTGCTCCACCACGACCGCGGCCGGCCCGGGTGCGGGGTCCGGGCTCGCGGCCAGCACGGGGCCGGGGTCGTCGACGGAGGTGAGGGCGGACGCCGCGGTGCGGGCCGCGTCGCGGCGCACGGTGACCAGCAGCCACGCCATCACGGCCTGCGGGTCCCGCACCTGGTCGCGACGGCGTGCCAGCGCCAGCCAGGCGTTCTGCACGACGTC
It encodes:
- a CDS encoding RNA polymerase sigma factor codes for the protein MVSEGTAPTADAGLGLSVRTGHEVTLPPEQAGPGRLVPPPVPPPGPSEAPGPSEGQGTTGAAGTTDPSGAAGRAAEEPDPTRHRTADAAARLFRRWTEGDATASSELVSLLTPTLWHTARAYRLDRATAEDVVQNAWLALARRRDQVRDPQAVMAWLLVTVRRDAARTAASALTSVDDPGPVLAASPDPAPGPAAVVVEQESARRLWEAVGRLSERCQRLLRVVAFSDRPDYATLSVDLGMPLGSIGPTRGRCLKKLREDLGDEGRWVT